Below is a window of Microbacterium saperdae DNA.
GCTCGGGCTGGGGGATGAGCACAACGGCATCGTCGTGCTCTCCGACCTCGGTATCGACGCCCCCGTCGGCACCGACGCCATCGCGCTGCTGGGGCTCGACGACGTCGCGGTCGAGATCAACGTCACGCCCGACCGCGGCTATGCGTTCTCGCTGCGCGGTGTCGCCCGCGAGTACTCGCACGCCACCGGAGCGACCTTCCGCGATCCGGCCGAGCGCGACTTCGCCGAGCTGCAGCCCGGCAGCGGACACACGACCGTCGTCGACGACGTCGCGCCGGTGCGCGGCCGCGTCGGTGCGAGCGAGTTCGTCACCCGCGTCGTGCGCGGTGTCGATCCCTCGCGTCCCACCCCGCCGTGGATGATCGCGCGGCTGACGCTCGCGGGCATGCGCTCGCTCGGCGTGCTGATCGACATCACGAACTACGTCATGCTCGAGCTGGGCCAGCCCCTGCACGGCTACGACCTCGACAAGCTCGACGGCGGCATCACCGTGCGCCGTGCGACGCCGGGCGAGAAGATGACCACGCTCGACGGGCAGGAGCGCGCGCTCCACGTGGAGGACCTGCTCATCACCGACGGCTCCGGTCCGATCGGTCTCGCCGGCGTCATGGGCGGCGGCACGACGGAGATGAGCGAGACCACGAAGAACGTGCTGATCGAGGCCGCGAGCTTCGATCCCACGACGATCGCGCGCACGGCTCGTCGGCACAAGCTGCCCAGTGAGGCGTCCAAGCGCTTCGAGCGCGGTGTCGACCCGCTCATCCCGTTCGTGGCCGCACGCCGCGCCGCCGACCTCATGGTCGAGCTGGCCGGCGGCACGCTCACGGAAGAGGGAGGCGCACTGTTCGCCGAGGTCTTCGTCGCCGACATCGAGCTGCCTGCCGGTTTCGTGCAGGGCCTCATCGGCGTCGACTACACCGACGAGGAGATCACCGGTGCTCTGACCACGATCGGTGCCGAGGTCGAGAAGGCCGACGACGGCTGGACCGTCATCCCGCCCACCTGGCGGCCCGATCTGACGGACAAGTGGACGCTGGCCGAAGAGGTCGCGCGCATCCACGGACTCGACCGCATCCCCTCGGTGCTGCCGACCCCGCCCTCCGGCCGCGGCCTCACGGCGCTGCAGCAGGGCCGCCGCCGGGTCGCGGACGCGCTCGCGGCTGCCGGATTCGTCGAGACCCCGGCATTCCCGTTCACGACGGAGGCGCAGAACGACCTGCACGGCTCCGCCTCCGGAGAGCACCTGCCCAGCATCCGTCTGGCGAACCCGCTCGACGGGCAGGCGCCGTTCCTGCGTCGCTCGCTGGTGCCCGGTCTGCTGCAGACCGCGCACCGCAACATCGCGCGCGGACTCACCGACCTCGCGATCTTCGAGAGCGGCGCGGTCTTCCTGCCCGAGCCCGGCGTGACCTACGGCACCGATGAGGTCCCGCCGCTGGGTGTGCGCCCCTCGGACGACACGCTCGCCGCGCTGAACGCGTCGATCCCGCCGCAGCACCGTCATGTCGCCCTGCTGCTCGCGGGGAACATCGTGGCGCGTCAGCCCGGCCGTCCGGCCGAGCCTGCCGGCCTCTCGGAGGCGCTCGACGCCGCACGGGTCATCGCGAGCGCTGCCGGTGTCGAGATCGACGTCGTGCAGTCACAGCGCGCTGCCCTGCACCCCGGACGCACGGGAACGCTGCAGGTCGACGGTGCCGAGGTCGGCTACGTCGGCGAACTGCACCCCGTGGTCTCGGATGAGGCGGATCTGCCCGGACGCGCCATCGTGCTCGAGCTCGATCTCGATCTGATCCTGTCGCTGGCCGGACGGCGCATCGTCGCCGAGTCGCTCTCGACCTTCACCGCTGCCACGCAGGATGTGTCGCTCACGCTTCCGGCCGATGTGGCTGCCGGAGACGTGCGGGCGGCGCTGGCAGAAGGCGCCGGCGCTCTGCTCGAGTCCGTGCGGCTGGTCGACGACTACCGCGGCGACGGCGTTCCGGAGGGTTCCAAGAGCCTGACGTTCGCACTGCGCTTCCGCGCCGACGATCGCACGCTGACGGCAGCCGAGGCCACCGAGGCCAAGCTCGCGGGCGTCGCGGTCGCCGCCGAGCGCTTCGGCGCGGCACTCCGCGAGTGACCAGCGCTCGCACACGGGCCTGAATCACACCGACGGCACGGCCGCCGGGGTAGCGTGACCGGATGAGCATCCTTCCGCAGAGCACCCCGGCGGCCGTGCCGGCAGGCGCCCGCCCGTTGGGTGAGGGGCCGTTCCTCGCTCCCGGTGCGCAGATCGACTGGCACTACCGCAAGCCGGGCTGGCAGCCGGGGGAGCCCTCGACGATCACTCCCATGCGCGTGGTGCGCGACGACGAGCGCGGCCTGGTCGCCTGGCTCGCCCCTGGCACCCTGCAGGAGGGTCAGGGCGCGCCGGACGGCCAGCGGGTACGCAGCGTACCGCTGGAACGACGGTGGCTCGAACCGCGTACACGCATCGTCGAGGAGTGGTGGGGCAACGGGATCCTGCGCATCGCTCCGGCGGGTGCCGCGTGGTCGGTCTGGTTGTTCTGGAGCGACGTGACCGGGGCGGAATGGGAGTTCGCGGGGTGGTACGTCAACCTCGAGAACGCGCACCTGCGCACGGACCACGACACGTACACCTCGGATCACATCCTCGATGTGGAGATCGACGCGTCGGGCGGCATCCATCTGAAAGACGAGGACGAGGTCATCGCCGCGATCGACCAGGGGCGTCTCAGCGCGGAACAGGCCGCGCAGATCGAGCGGCACGCGGATGCGGCGATCGTGTCGTTCCGCGAGGGTGACTGGCCGTTCGACGCCGAGTGGCGCGACTGGCGACCGGATCCGGAGTGGACGGTTCCGCAGCTGGCCGGACTCGACGACCTCGCCACGCCCTGACGAGGCCGCTGCTCTGAAGGAGCCTCTGCTCTGAGCGGAAGATCTTCCCTGCGGCCCCGGATGCTGGTGACATGGGGTCATGACCGATGTGCTGATCCTGGGTGGAACCGGCTGGCTCTCCGGGCGGATCGCCCGGAGTTGGCGGGATGACGGGGCGGCGGTGACGTGCCTGGCGCGTGGATCGCGCGGTGCTCCTGACGGGACGGCCCTGGTGACGGGCGACCGCGATCACCCCGATGCGTACGACGGCGTCCGGCGTGCCTGGGATCACGTCATCGACATCTCCTCGCGGGCCGATCATGTCGCCGCCGCCGTGGAGGCGCTCGGGGCACATGCGCGGCGGTGGACGTACATCTCGTCGATGTCTGTATATGCCGACGATGCGACCGTGGGTGCCGACGAGTCCGCGCCCGTGCATCAGGCAGCGATGCCCGGCGACACCTACGACTACGCCGCCGAGAAGGTCGCCGCCGAGGAGCATGTGCGCACCCTCGGCGACCGGGCGTTGATCGTGCGTCCGGGACTGATCGTCGGAGACGGCGACCCCAGCGACCGCTTCGGATACTGGGCGGCGGCCTTCGCTCGCGCCGGTGCGGAGTCGGTGCTGCTCCCGCCGGAGGAGGGCCGCATGACGCAGGTGATCGATGTCGACGACCTCGCCGCGTACGTCGTCACCGCGACCTCCGCCGGAGTGAGCGGGTCGGTGAATGCGATCGGGGACCGGCATCCGATCTCGGCGGTGCTCGAACGCGTGCGCGCCGCCACCGGGCACCGAGGCGAGACGATCGTCGCCGACGAGGAATGGCTCACAGGCCATGGCGTGGGGTACTGGGCAGGACACCGTTCGCTGCCGCTGTGGCTGCCTGCCGACATGACCGGCTTCATGACGCGGTCGAACGCGGAGTTCCATCGCACGGGGGGCTTGCTGCGACCGCTCGACGACACGATCGCCCGGGTGGTCGCGGATGAGGTCGCGCGCGGCGTCGACCGCGAAAGACGCGCGGGCCTCACCCGGGCAGAGGAACACGCCCTGCTCGCCGAGCTCGTCTGAGTGGACTCGTCGCTTCGCTAGACTGCGAGCAGTGACACGGGGTGCCGCGACCGCGGCTGAGAACAGACCCGTCGAACCTGATCTAGTTCGTACTAGCGAAGGGATGTCGCATTGAGCGATCGTCTGCGTCCATCGTCCGAATCCTCCGTCGTGTCCGAGGCGGTGGTGCTGCTCGAGAGACTGCGAGCCGCCCCGCCGTTGACGCACTGCATCACCAACGCGGTCGTCACCGGCTTCACCGCGAATGTGCTCCTCGCCACCGGCGCCGCCCCCGCGATGGTCGACATCGTGGGGGAGAGCGGCATGTTCGCCGGCATCGCCTCCGGGGTGCTGATCAACCTCGGCACTCCAACCCCTGAGCAGCAGGCCGCGAGCCGGGAAGCGGCGGAGGGAGCAACGGCCGCCGGGACACCCTGGGTGCTCGACCCGGTGGCGATCGGCGCGCTGCCCGTGCGCACGGCTCTGGCGCAGGAGCTCGTGGCGCTTCGCCCCACCGCCGTGCGGGGCAATGCGTCCGAGATCCTCGCGCTCGCCGGACTCAGCGGCGGCGGCCGAGGTGTGGACGCCACCGACAGCACAGAGGCGGCAGCCGATGCGGCCACAGCGCTGGCCCAGCGGTACGGCAGCGTGGTCGCGGTCTCCGGCCCCGTCGACCTGCTCACCGACGGGGAACGCGTGGTCCGCATCGCGAACGGCGATCCGCTGCTCACGCTCGTCACCGGCGGTGGTTGCGCGTTGGGCGCCGTGATGGCGGCATTCCTCGGCGCTGCGCGCGGCACCGGCATCTCCGCACTCAGTGCCGTCGCCGCTGCCAGCCTCGTGTACACGATCGCCGCCGAACGTGCGGCCGCCCTGTCCGCCGGTCCCGGCAGCTTCGCCGTCGCCCTGCTCGATGCCCTTGCGAGCGTGCAGCCGGACGACCTGGCGGCCGCGGCGCGCGTCGAGGAGAGCATCCGATGAGCGCGGATCTCTCGCTCTACCTCGTCACCGACGCGGCGCTGTGCGGCCCGCGCGGTGTGGTCGACACCGTCCGGCAGGCAGTCGACGGCGGCGTGCGCATCGTGCAGCTCCGCGAGAAGCATGCGTCGGACGGGGAGGTCGTGGAGCAGCTGCTGGCCCTGTCGGCAGCGATCGACGGTCGGGCGCTGCTCGTCGTGAACGACCGCCTGGATGCGGCACTCGAGGCGCGACGTCGCGGAGCCCGGGTCGACGGCGTGCACCTCGGCCAGGGCGATGCCTCGGTGCTGCGGGCGCGGCAAGAGCTCGGACCCGACGCGCTGATCGGGCTCACCGCGAACGCTCCGGAGCACCTCGCGGCCGTCCGCGCACTTCCGGTCGGCACCGTCGACTACCTCGGGGTCGGCGTGATCCGTCCCACGCTCACCAAACCGGATCATCCGCCGGCCCTCGGGATCGAGGGGTTCCGGGAGTTTGTGGCCGAGAGCCCGCTGCCGTGTGTCGCGATCGGCGGCGTCGGCATCGATGACACCGAGCCGCTGCGCGCGGCAGGAGCGGTCGGGATCGCGGTGGTCTCCGCACTCTGCGCGGCCGACGATCCGGCGGCCGCGGCGAGGGACTTCCGTCGGCGCTGGCAGATGGCCTCGGTGCCGCGCGTGCTCACGATCGCCGGCAGCGATCCCTCCGGGGGTGCCGGCATCCAGGCCGATCTCAAGTCGATCGCCGCCAACGGGGGATACGGCATGGCAGCGATCGCCGCGTTGACGGTGCAGAACACCCGCGGCGTGAGCGCGATCCATGTCCCGCCGGCGGCCTTCCTGCGGCAGCAGCTCGACGCGTTGTCGGATGACATCGTCGTCGACGCGGTCAAGATCGGGATGCTCGCAGATGCCGAGGTCGTGCGCACCGTGATCGGGTGGCTCGACGCCGTGCATCCTCCGATCGTCGTGGTCGACCCCGTCATGGTCGCCACGAGTGGTGATCGACTCCTCGACACGGCGGCGGAGTCCGCTCTGCGGGCACTGCTCGAACGCGCCGATGTCGTGACCCCGAACCTCGCGGAGCTCGCGGTGCTGGTGGGCAGGAACATCGCCGACTGGTCCGATGCGCTCGCCGCAGCGGAGGAGCTCTCTGCGCAGGTCGGCGCGGCGGTGCTCGTGAAGGGTGGCCACCTCGAGGGCGCCGATGCGCCGGATGCCCTCATCGACGCGGCAGCAGGGATCCGCCAGGACTACCCGGGTGCACGCATCGACACCGCGAACACCCATGGCACCGGATGCTCGCTGTCCTCCGCGATCGCGACGCTGCTGGCGCGGGGTCAGGATCCCGTGCAGGCCGTGTCCGCGGCACGCGCCTGGTTGCGCGAGTCGTTGCGGGCGGGCGGTGCGCTCGACGTCGGACGCGGCCACGGTCCCATCCACCATTTCGCGGGACTCTGGACCCGCGGCGGGCTGACCACGCGTCCGACGGCTGCCGAGGTGGCCGCCGAGTGGTGGGACGACATCCGCGAGACCAGAGACGAGATCGACGCGCTGCCCTTCATCCGTGCGCTCGCCGACGGCACGTTGCGGCAGGAACCCTTCGTCTTCTACCTCGCGCAGGATGCGCTCTACCTGCGCGAATACGCCCGCGTGCTGGCGGAGGCGGCGCGGCTGGCCCCGACCGCGGCAGAGCAGGCGTTCTGGGCGCAGTCCGCGCACGGCTCGATCGTCGGCGAGCTCGAACTGCACGCCTCCTGGCTCACTCCGGCACAGGGGGTCACGGCGGCCACGTTCTCGGCGGTGCCGGCGCCGGCCACGGTGGCGTACCTCGATCACCTGCGCGCCACGGCCTTCGACGGACGGTACCCCGAGCTGATCGCCGCGATCCTGCCGTGCTTCTGGCTGTACACCGACCTCGGTGAGCGGCTGCGTGACGGCGCATTCGGAACCCTCCCGCAGGATCCGGAACACCCCTACGCCTCGTGGCTCGCGACGTACGCCGATCCGGCCTTCGCTGAGGCGACGGCTCAGGCCATCGTCCACGTGACCGAGGCCGCGGCCGGGGCGGACGATGAGACACGCGCCCGCATGCGGCGGGCGTTCACGTTGTCCAGCACACATGAGCGCGCCTTCTTCGCCGCGCCGGGGAGCACGCACGCCGCCACATGACGGAGCAGATTTGCGGATGCCGTCGCGGGCGCGCTATCGTCGCGGCATGCCTTCGGCTGCATCCGCTTCTCTGACGCTCGTTCCGAGCGTCGTCGTGGTGCGCCGACGCCGGGGCGACCGCCGACTTTAGGCGACCCTGCGCTCCTGCCTGCCGGCGGTCGAGTGCCGGTGTCGCCGCCTCGGCCACCCGACCCCGACCGTTAAGGTAGAAACATGACGTATTCCGTCGCCGTCTCCGGCGCATCCGGCTACGCAGGCGGCGAGATTCTGCGCCTCCTCGCCAGTCATCCCGACATCGAGATCCGCACCGTCACCGCGCATTCGAACGCGGGACAGCCGCTGATCCAGCACCAGCCGCACCTGCGCTCGCTCGCGGGGCTGACGCTGCAGGACACGACCCCCGAGATCCTGGCCGGGCACGACATCGTGTTCCTGGCTCTGCCGCACGGGCAATCCGGGCAGTACACGGATGCGCTCGGCGACACCCCTCTCGTGATCGACGCGGGGGCCGACCATCGGCTGACCTCGGAGACCGCCTGGGACGCGTTCTACGGCGGAGCCTTCCACGAACCGTGGACCTACGGCGTGCCCGAGCTGCTGGTCGGCGGCGCGAAGCAGCGCGAAGCCCTCCGCGGCGCCACACGGATCGCCGCACCCGGCTGCAACGCCTCCACCGTCAGCTTGAGCCTGGTGCCCGGAGTCGCGGCCGGAGTGATCGATCCGGGCGACATCGTCTCGGTGCTCGCGGTCGGGCCCTCGGGAGCGGGCAAGAGCCTGAAGTCGAACCTCCTCGCCAGCGAGATCCTCGGTACCGCCAACCCGTATGCGGTCGGCGGTACGCATCGGCACATCCCGGAGATCCGGCAGGCGCTCGCCGCGGCGACAGGAACCGGGGCGCCTGACAGCATCCGCATCTCCTTCACCCCGGTGCTCGTGCCGATGTCGCGGGGCATCCTCGCCACCTCGACGGCACCGATCGTCGCAGGTGTCACCGACGCCGAGATCCGCGAGGCCTGGGAGAGCGCGTACGACGGCGAGACCTTCGTGCACCTGCTGCCCGAAGGCAGCTTCCCGCGCACCGCCGACGTGCTCGGCGCCAACACGGCGCTGATCGGTCTGGCGATCGACCGCGCCGCCAACCGCGTCACCGTCGTCACCGCCGTCGACAACCTCGTCAAGGGAACCGCCGGCGCCGCCATCCAGTCCATGAACATCGCGCTCGGGCTTCCCGAGGACCGCGCCCTCTCAATCAACGGAGTCGCACCATGACCATCGAGGCAGCACTCATCATCGAGGTGTCGCTGTGAGCGTCACCGCCCCGGCAGGTTTCGAAGCAGCCGGCGTCGCTGCGGGACTCAAGTCGACGGGCAAGCCCGACGTCGCCGTCGTCGTGAACCGCGGCCCGCGCAAGGTCGGCGCCGCGGTGTTCACGAGCAACCGCGCCAAGGCCAACCCGATCATCTGGTCGCAGCAGGTCGTGGCCGACCGGGTCGTCGAGGCCGTGGTGCTCAACTCCGGCGGAGCGAACTGCTTCACCGGGAGCTTCGGCTTCCAGACCACGCATCAGACCGCCGAGAAGGCGGCCGAGCTGCTCGGCGTCAGCGCCGGTGACGTGCTGGTGTGCTCGACCGGGCTGATCGGCACCGGAGACGAGGTCTTCCGGGCCAAGGTCCTCGAGGGTACAGCGCAGGCGATCGCCGGGCTCAGCGCCGACGGGGGAGACCTCGCCGCGCAGGCGATCATGACCACCGACACCGTGGCCAAGACCGCGGTCGTCAGCCGCGACGGCTGGAGCATCGGCGGCATGGCCAAGGGCGCGGGCATGCTCGCACCGGGACTCGCGACCATGCTCGTCGTGATCACGACGGACGCCGACCTCGAAGCGCTCGAGGCGGATGCGGCGCTGCGCGCTGCCACAGGACGCACGTTCGACCGCCTCGACTCCGACGGCTGCATGTCGACCAACGACCAGGTCACCCTGCTCGCGAACGGTGCGAGCGGCATCAAGCCCGACCTGGAGGAGTTCACCGCCGCCCTGGTCGAGCTCTCGCAGGACCTCGCAGTCAAGCTGCAGGGCGATGCGGAGGGCGCGAGCCACGACATCACGATCGAGGTCATCGGCGCGGTGACGGAGCAGGATGCGGTGGAGGTCGGCCGCTCGGTCGCACGGAACAACCTCTTCAAGGCCGCGATCTTCGGCAACGACCCGAACTGGGGGCGCGTGCTCGCGGCGATCGGCACCACGGGAGCGCAGTTCGACCC
It encodes the following:
- the argC gene encoding N-acetyl-gamma-glutamyl-phosphate reductase: MTYSVAVSGASGYAGGEILRLLASHPDIEIRTVTAHSNAGQPLIQHQPHLRSLAGLTLQDTTPEILAGHDIVFLALPHGQSGQYTDALGDTPLVIDAGADHRLTSETAWDAFYGGAFHEPWTYGVPELLVGGAKQREALRGATRIAAPGCNASTVSLSLVPGVAAGVIDPGDIVSVLAVGPSGAGKSLKSNLLASEILGTANPYAVGGTHRHIPEIRQALAAATGTGAPDSIRISFTPVLVPMSRGILATSTAPIVAGVTDAEIREAWESAYDGETFVHLLPEGSFPRTADVLGANTALIGLAIDRAANRVTVVTAVDNLVKGTAGAAIQSMNIALGLPEDRALSINGVAP
- a CDS encoding DUF402 domain-containing protein, whose product is MSILPQSTPAAVPAGARPLGEGPFLAPGAQIDWHYRKPGWQPGEPSTITPMRVVRDDERGLVAWLAPGTLQEGQGAPDGQRVRSVPLERRWLEPRTRIVEEWWGNGILRIAPAGAAWSVWLFWSDVTGAEWEFAGWYVNLENAHLRTDHDTYTSDHILDVEIDASGGIHLKDEDEVIAAIDQGRLSAEQAAQIERHADAAIVSFREGDWPFDAEWRDWRPDPEWTVPQLAGLDDLATP
- the thiM gene encoding hydroxyethylthiazole kinase, whose product is MSDRLRPSSESSVVSEAVVLLERLRAAPPLTHCITNAVVTGFTANVLLATGAAPAMVDIVGESGMFAGIASGVLINLGTPTPEQQAASREAAEGATAAGTPWVLDPVAIGALPVRTALAQELVALRPTAVRGNASEILALAGLSGGGRGVDATDSTEAAADAATALAQRYGSVVAVSGPVDLLTDGERVVRIANGDPLLTLVTGGGCALGAVMAAFLGAARGTGISALSAVAAASLVYTIAAERAAALSAGPGSFAVALLDALASVQPDDLAAAARVEESIR
- the pheT gene encoding phenylalanine--tRNA ligase subunit beta is translated as MRVPLSWLREYVDLAADAAPEDVLEALVTVGFEEEDVHRFEISGPVVVGQVVSLEAEPQSNGKTINWCQVDVGEEHGGIRGIVCGAHNFVAGDKVVVTLPGAVLPGPFPIAARKTYGHVSDGMIASARELGLGDEHNGIVVLSDLGIDAPVGTDAIALLGLDDVAVEINVTPDRGYAFSLRGVAREYSHATGATFRDPAERDFAELQPGSGHTTVVDDVAPVRGRVGASEFVTRVVRGVDPSRPTPPWMIARLTLAGMRSLGVLIDITNYVMLELGQPLHGYDLDKLDGGITVRRATPGEKMTTLDGQERALHVEDLLITDGSGPIGLAGVMGGGTTEMSETTKNVLIEAASFDPTTIARTARRHKLPSEASKRFERGVDPLIPFVAARRAADLMVELAGGTLTEEGGALFAEVFVADIELPAGFVQGLIGVDYTDEEITGALTTIGAEVEKADDGWTVIPPTWRPDLTDKWTLAEEVARIHGLDRIPSVLPTPPSGRGLTALQQGRRRVADALAAAGFVETPAFPFTTEAQNDLHGSASGEHLPSIRLANPLDGQAPFLRRSLVPGLLQTAHRNIARGLTDLAIFESGAVFLPEPGVTYGTDEVPPLGVRPSDDTLAALNASIPPQHRHVALLLAGNIVARQPGRPAEPAGLSEALDAARVIASAAGVEIDVVQSQRAALHPGRTGTLQVDGAEVGYVGELHPVVSDEADLPGRAIVLELDLDLILSLAGRRIVAESLSTFTAATQDVSLTLPADVAAGDVRAALAEGAGALLESVRLVDDYRGDGVPEGSKSLTFALRFRADDRTLTAAEATEAKLAGVAVAAERFGAALRE
- the argJ gene encoding bifunctional glutamate N-acetyltransferase/amino-acid acetyltransferase ArgJ encodes the protein MSVTAPAGFEAAGVAAGLKSTGKPDVAVVVNRGPRKVGAAVFTSNRAKANPIIWSQQVVADRVVEAVVLNSGGANCFTGSFGFQTTHQTAEKAAELLGVSAGDVLVCSTGLIGTGDEVFRAKVLEGTAQAIAGLSADGGDLAAQAIMTTDTVAKTAVVSRDGWSIGGMAKGAGMLAPGLATMLVVITTDADLEALEADAALRAATGRTFDRLDSDGCMSTNDQVTLLANGASGIKPDLEEFTAALVELSQDLAVKLQGDAEGASHDITIEVIGAVTEQDAVEVGRSVARNNLFKAAIFGNDPNWGRVLAAIGTTGAQFDPYDVDVSMNGVRVCTAGGPDRPREEVDLTPRATHLLIDLRIGEATATILTNDLTHDYVHENSAYAS
- a CDS encoding NAD-dependent epimerase/dehydratase family protein, coding for MTDVLILGGTGWLSGRIARSWRDDGAAVTCLARGSRGAPDGTALVTGDRDHPDAYDGVRRAWDHVIDISSRADHVAAAVEALGAHARRWTYISSMSVYADDATVGADESAPVHQAAMPGDTYDYAAEKVAAEEHVRTLGDRALIVRPGLIVGDGDPSDRFGYWAAAFARAGAESVLLPPEEGRMTQVIDVDDLAAYVVTATSAGVSGSVNAIGDRHPISAVLERVRAATGHRGETIVADEEWLTGHGVGYWAGHRSLPLWLPADMTGFMTRSNAEFHRTGGLLRPLDDTIARVVADEVARGVDRERRAGLTRAEEHALLAELV
- a CDS encoding bifunctional hydroxymethylpyrimidine kinase/phosphomethylpyrimidine kinase, giving the protein MSADLSLYLVTDAALCGPRGVVDTVRQAVDGGVRIVQLREKHASDGEVVEQLLALSAAIDGRALLVVNDRLDAALEARRRGARVDGVHLGQGDASVLRARQELGPDALIGLTANAPEHLAAVRALPVGTVDYLGVGVIRPTLTKPDHPPALGIEGFREFVAESPLPCVAIGGVGIDDTEPLRAAGAVGIAVVSALCAADDPAAAARDFRRRWQMASVPRVLTIAGSDPSGGAGIQADLKSIAANGGYGMAAIAALTVQNTRGVSAIHVPPAAFLRQQLDALSDDIVVDAVKIGMLADAEVVRTVIGWLDAVHPPIVVVDPVMVATSGDRLLDTAAESALRALLERADVVTPNLAELAVLVGRNIADWSDALAAAEELSAQVGAAVLVKGGHLEGADAPDALIDAAAGIRQDYPGARIDTANTHGTGCSLSSAIATLLARGQDPVQAVSAARAWLRESLRAGGALDVGRGHGPIHHFAGLWTRGGLTTRPTAAEVAAEWWDDIRETRDEIDALPFIRALADGTLRQEPFVFYLAQDALYLREYARVLAEAARLAPTAAEQAFWAQSAHGSIVGELELHASWLTPAQGVTAATFSAVPAPATVAYLDHLRATAFDGRYPELIAAILPCFWLYTDLGERLRDGAFGTLPQDPEHPYASWLATYADPAFAEATAQAIVHVTEAAAGADDETRARMRRAFTLSSTHERAFFAAPGSTHAAT